From the Gallaecimonas kandeliae genome, one window contains:
- a CDS encoding FIST N-terminal domain-containing protein: MFHTSWSLAPDSRLAAVELVRYQPESHKAQWGLLFASGFHQPDGLLAETRRQLGGIPLFGGSCCGIITPAGVEYGGFEALLMLFDSPPDSLCLDQASPEPLAPWLGRDHALCFFDLLGSPLPLETLVPDGRLHGAALLGDFGLENSFVFCGDQVTRNQLVAVKVPAPALSGISHGALPISDPLTVTQASGQQVLTLDGEPALDKLMAITGLDEAQLKGSMLRQLSLGLPWGERYSSHIMVATDSQARSLTLATGQFLEGQPVVLMSRSTDSTFEDMANQLEHFTKDRPSFYINCAGRAGAFSCAIREEAQLVRQHQGKALAGIFSGAELAGTQAGLRLMNWTGVLLQW, encoded by the coding sequence ATGTTTCACACGAGCTGGAGTTTGGCACCGGACAGTCGTCTGGCCGCCGTTGAATTGGTCCGGTATCAGCCGGAAAGCCACAAGGCCCAGTGGGGACTGCTCTTTGCCAGCGGTTTTCACCAGCCTGACGGTCTCTTGGCGGAAACCCGCCGCCAGTTGGGCGGCATTCCCCTCTTCGGCGGCAGCTGCTGCGGCATCATCACCCCGGCCGGTGTGGAGTACGGCGGCTTCGAAGCCTTGCTGATGCTGTTCGACAGCCCCCCTGACAGCCTCTGCCTGGACCAGGCGAGCCCCGAACCCCTGGCGCCCTGGCTGGGCCGGGACCATGCCCTCTGCTTCTTCGATCTGCTGGGCAGCCCCCTGCCCCTGGAAACCCTGGTACCGGACGGCCGCCTGCACGGCGCCGCCCTGCTGGGGGACTTCGGCCTGGAAAACAGCTTCGTGTTCTGTGGCGATCAGGTGACCAGGAACCAACTGGTGGCGGTGAAGGTGCCGGCACCGGCATTGAGCGGCATCAGCCACGGCGCCCTGCCGATCAGCGATCCCCTGACCGTCACCCAGGCCAGTGGCCAGCAGGTGCTGACGTTGGACGGCGAGCCGGCCCTGGACAAACTCATGGCCATCACCGGCCTCGACGAGGCCCAGCTCAAAGGCAGCATGCTGCGCCAACTGTCCTTGGGCCTGCCCTGGGGAGAGCGCTATTCCAGCCACATCATGGTGGCCACCGATAGCCAGGCACGCAGCCTGACCCTGGCCACCGGTCAGTTCCTTGAGGGCCAGCCGGTGGTGCTGATGAGCCGCAGCACCGACAGCACCTTCGAGGACATGGCCAACCAGCTTGAGCATTTCACCAAGGACAGACCCAGCTTCTACATCAACTGTGCCGGCCGCGCAGGCGCCTTCAGCTGCGCCATCCGCGAGGAAGCCCAGTTGGTACGCCAGCACCAGGGCAAGGCCCTGGCCGGCATCTTCTCCGGCGCCGAGCTGGCCGGCACCCAGGCCGGCCTGCGGCTGATGAACTGGACCGGGGTACTGCTGCAATGGTAG
- a CDS encoding aspartate carbamoyltransferase, with translation MNFTGANILSVKQLDRDAIGEIFAVADRMEPYAHRRKRTTVLDGAILGNLFFEPSTRTRVSFGCAFNLLGGMVRETVGLASSSLSKGESLFDTARVLSSYSDVIAMRHPDAGSVAEFAKGSRVPVINGGDGANEHPTQALLDLYTIEKELQGRGQGIDGMHIAMVGDLKHGRTVHSLAKLLRLYKHIRFTLVSPPELAMPDEVLAILDDAGHSFTITDRLEGSLSDADICYLTRIQEERFPSLEDARQYRGRFRLNQAIYTQHAKSNTVIMHPLPRDSRAEANELDNDLNEHPSLAIFRQADNGVLIRMALFALTLGVDHLLEKYDAPVLWHSTKAEGL, from the coding sequence ATGAACTTCACCGGAGCCAATATCCTTTCCGTCAAACAGCTGGACAGAGACGCCATCGGCGAGATCTTTGCAGTGGCGGACCGGATGGAACCCTATGCCCACCGCCGCAAGCGCACCACTGTGCTGGACGGCGCCATCCTCGGCAACCTCTTCTTCGAACCCAGCACTCGCACCCGGGTCAGCTTCGGCTGCGCCTTCAACCTGCTGGGCGGCATGGTGCGGGAAACCGTCGGCCTGGCCAGCTCGTCCCTCTCCAAGGGCGAGAGCCTCTTCGACACGGCCCGGGTGCTGTCGAGCTACTCCGACGTCATCGCCATGCGCCACCCGGACGCCGGCTCCGTAGCCGAGTTCGCCAAGGGCTCCAGGGTGCCTGTCATCAACGGCGGCGACGGCGCCAACGAACACCCCACCCAGGCGCTGCTGGACCTCTACACCATAGAGAAGGAGCTGCAGGGCCGGGGCCAGGGCATAGACGGCATGCACATCGCCATGGTCGGCGACCTCAAGCACGGCCGCACCGTCCATTCACTGGCGAAACTGCTGCGCCTCTACAAGCACATCCGTTTCACCCTGGTGTCGCCGCCCGAGCTGGCCATGCCCGACGAGGTGCTGGCCATCCTCGACGACGCAGGCCACAGCTTCACCATCACCGACCGTCTGGAAGGCAGCCTGTCGGACGCCGACATCTGCTACCTGACCCGCATCCAGGAGGAGCGCTTCCCCTCCCTGGAAGACGCCCGCCAATACCGCGGCCGTTTCCGCCTCAACCAGGCCATCTACACCCAGCACGCCAAGTCCAATACCGTCATCATGCACCCCCTGCCTAGGGATTCCAGGGCCGAGGCCAACGAGCTGGACAACGACCTCAACGAGCACCCCAGCCTCGCCATCTTCCGCCAGGCCGACAACGGCGTGCTCATTCGCATGGCCCTGTTCGCCCTGACGTTGGGGGTCGACCACCTGCTGGAAAAATACGACGCCCCCGTGCTCTGGCACTCCACCAAGGCCGAGGGCCTTTGA
- the erpA gene encoding iron-sulfur cluster insertion protein ErpA — protein sequence MSDAPLPINFTDAAAKKVRVLIEEEQNPELKLRVYVTGGGCSGFQYGFTFDEKANEGDTLIEKEGVTLVVDPMSLQYLVGGTVDYTEGLQGSRFLVENPNATTTCGCGSSFSI from the coding sequence ATGAGCGACGCACCCCTGCCCATCAACTTCACCGACGCCGCGGCCAAGAAGGTCCGGGTGTTGATCGAGGAAGAGCAGAACCCCGAGCTGAAGCTGCGGGTCTATGTGACTGGTGGCGGCTGCTCCGGTTTCCAGTACGGCTTCACCTTCGACGAGAAGGCCAACGAAGGCGACACCCTGATCGAGAAGGAAGGGGTGACCCTGGTGGTGGACCCCATGAGCCTCCAGTACCTGGTGGGCGGCACCGTCGACTACACCGAAGGCCTGCAGGGTTCCCGTTTCCTGGTGGAGAACCCCAACGCCACCACCACCTGCGGCTGCGGTTCCAGCTTCTCCATCTAA
- a CDS encoding DUF6776 family protein, protein MKRHEPWIAAGLCLVMGFAFGRLSKLSNPELVAALGKARTESALAQASSEAQQATNQVLRQQLAASIEKHQRLAEDLDRLNQALSPQDALVKVQSLHMVPEGQGAWRYELELMGIGGRDLKGKLGLLLSGTLNGLPFSLDLVEAAQGDNGKKGTDWQDFTLRNLDTLSGRFWLPDGFVPQTLDLRLKVKGMSESLRHYPWAELAQEPGTGG, encoded by the coding sequence GTGAAACGGCATGAACCCTGGATAGCCGCCGGGCTCTGCCTGGTGATGGGTTTCGCCTTTGGCCGCCTCAGCAAGCTCAGCAACCCCGAGCTGGTGGCGGCCCTCGGCAAGGCCCGCACCGAAAGCGCCCTGGCCCAGGCCAGCAGCGAGGCCCAGCAGGCCACCAACCAGGTCCTGCGCCAGCAGCTGGCGGCCAGCATCGAGAAACACCAGCGCCTGGCCGAGGATCTCGACCGTCTCAACCAGGCCCTGAGCCCCCAGGACGCCCTGGTCAAGGTGCAGTCCCTGCACATGGTGCCGGAAGGCCAGGGGGCCTGGCGCTACGAGCTGGAGCTGATGGGCATAGGGGGCCGCGACCTCAAGGGCAAACTGGGGCTGTTGCTTTCCGGCACCCTCAACGGCCTGCCGTTCAGCCTGGACCTGGTGGAAGCGGCCCAGGGCGACAACGGCAAGAAAGGCACCGACTGGCAGGACTTCACCCTGCGTAACCTCGACACCCTCTCCGGCCGCTTCTGGCTGCCGGACGGCTTCGTCCCCCAGACCCTGGACCTGCGCCTCAAGGTCAAGGGCATGAGCGAGAGCCTGCGCCACTACCCTTGGGCGGAACTTGCACAGGAGCCCGGCACAGGGGGATAA
- the hemL gene encoding glutamate-1-semialdehyde 2,1-aminomutase: MSRSDDLFSKARRLIPGGVNSPVRAFNGVGGTPLFIEHAEGAYIYDADGKRYIDYVGSWGPMILGHNHSAIRDAVIQAAQKGLSFGAPTELEVAMAEKVCALVPSMDMVRMVNSGTEATMSAIRLARGYTGRNKILKFEGNYHGHADTLLVKAGSGMLTMGVPTSPGVPAEFAQHTLTATYNDLDSVKAIFEEVGEDMAAIIVEPVAGNMNCIPPQPGFLEGLRAICDRYGSVLIFDEVMTGFRVALGGAQAYYGVKPDLTTLGKVIGGGMPVGAFGGKRAIMEFLAPIGPVYQAGTLSGNPVAMSAGLAALGALDQPGNEEKLAKLTEQLALGLKAAADKAGVPLTVNYAGGMFGFFFTAEKQVTNFAQACGCDVDKFKRFFHLMLDKGVYLAPSAFEAGFLSLAHSEADIEATLAAATEAFAAL, from the coding sequence ATGTCCCGTTCTGACGATCTCTTCAGCAAAGCCCGCCGCCTGATCCCCGGCGGCGTCAACTCGCCGGTGCGCGCCTTCAACGGCGTCGGCGGCACCCCGCTCTTCATCGAGCACGCCGAAGGCGCCTACATCTATGATGCCGACGGCAAGCGCTACATCGACTACGTGGGCTCCTGGGGCCCCATGATCCTGGGCCACAACCACAGCGCCATCCGCGACGCCGTGATCCAGGCCGCCCAGAAGGGCCTCTCCTTCGGCGCTCCTACCGAACTGGAAGTGGCCATGGCCGAGAAGGTCTGCGCCCTGGTGCCCAGCATGGACATGGTGCGCATGGTCAACTCCGGCACCGAAGCCACCATGAGCGCCATCCGCCTGGCCCGCGGCTACACGGGCCGCAACAAGATACTGAAGTTCGAAGGCAACTATCACGGCCATGCCGACACCCTGCTGGTCAAGGCCGGCTCCGGCATGCTGACCATGGGCGTGCCCACCTCCCCCGGCGTGCCGGCCGAGTTCGCCCAGCACACCCTGACCGCCACCTATAACGACCTCGACTCGGTCAAGGCCATCTTCGAGGAAGTCGGCGAGGACATGGCGGCCATCATAGTGGAGCCGGTGGCGGGTAACATGAACTGCATCCCACCCCAGCCGGGCTTCCTGGAAGGGCTGCGCGCCATCTGTGACAGGTACGGCAGCGTGCTGATCTTCGACGAAGTCATGACCGGCTTTAGGGTAGCCCTGGGCGGTGCCCAGGCGTATTACGGCGTCAAACCGGATCTCACCACCCTCGGCAAGGTCATAGGCGGCGGCATGCCGGTGGGCGCCTTCGGCGGCAAGCGCGCCATCATGGAATTCCTGGCCCCCATAGGCCCCGTCTACCAGGCCGGCACTTTGTCCGGCAACCCTGTGGCCATGTCCGCCGGCCTCGCCGCCTTGGGCGCTTTGGACCAACCCGGTAACGAAGAGAAGCTGGCCAAGCTCACCGAGCAGCTGGCCCTGGGCCTCAAGGCCGCCGCCGACAAGGCCGGTGTGCCCCTCACCGTCAACTATGCCGGCGGCATGTTCGGCTTCTTCTTCACCGCAGAAAAGCAGGTGACCAACTTCGCCCAGGCCTGCGGCTGTGACGTGGACAAGTTCAAGCGCTTCTTCCACCTGATGCTGGACAAGGGCGTTTATCTGGCCCCCAGCGCCTTCGAGGCGGGCTTCCTGTCCCTGGCCCATTCCGAGGCCGACATAGAGGCGACCCTGGCCGCCGCCACTGAGGCCTTCGCCGCACTTTGA
- the clcA gene encoding H(+)/Cl(-) exchange transporter ClcA — MQSRAQSSSLVRLFLAADKVPLWLLTLSAVVGVVAGMLATGFQFGLHQILAWRVEGLSHWAQWGLPRWLLAMLVTAVMTVLSLWMTFRFAPEAAGSGIPEIEGALDNLRPVRWWRVLPVKIFGGFLAQGGGLVLGREGPTVQLGGAAGKMVADLFRVSKDNAHALLAAGAAGGLSAAFNAPLAGVMFVIEEMRPQFRYGLISIKCVFIGTVVANVVYRTFIGQDASIEMPSYSPPELDSLALYLLLGGLFGAFGILFNKAILKTQDWYANYHQGRLDRRLVIGGILGAALGLMTVYGPDLTGGGIELIPAVTVGSYTVGALLLLFVGRVLTTLLCFGSGAPGGIFAPMLALGTLFGMGFGVLCQALLPGMAIQPGTFAIAGMGALFAATVRAPLTGIILVIEMTNNYLLILPLLITCLGATMVAQALGGQPLYGQLLGRTLAADAQAKREADAKREAEAQCETA, encoded by the coding sequence ATGCAATCGAGAGCACAGTCAAGCAGCCTGGTCCGGCTATTCCTCGCAGCCGACAAGGTACCGCTATGGCTGTTAACGCTCTCCGCCGTCGTGGGGGTAGTGGCCGGTATGCTGGCCACCGGCTTCCAATTCGGGCTGCACCAGATCCTGGCCTGGCGGGTCGAAGGGCTCAGCCACTGGGCCCAATGGGGCCTGCCTCGCTGGCTGCTGGCCATGCTGGTGACGGCGGTGATGACGGTGCTCTCCCTCTGGATGACCTTTCGTTTCGCCCCCGAGGCGGCGGGCTCCGGCATCCCCGAGATCGAAGGGGCCCTGGACAACCTGCGGCCGGTGCGCTGGTGGCGGGTGCTGCCGGTGAAGATCTTCGGCGGCTTCCTGGCCCAGGGCGGCGGCCTGGTGCTGGGCCGTGAAGGCCCGACGGTGCAACTGGGCGGCGCCGCCGGCAAGATGGTGGCCGATCTCTTCAGGGTCTCCAAGGACAACGCCCATGCGCTGCTGGCGGCCGGCGCCGCCGGCGGCCTCTCGGCGGCCTTCAACGCCCCCCTGGCCGGGGTCATGTTCGTCATCGAGGAGATGCGGCCCCAGTTCCGTTACGGCCTTATCTCCATCAAGTGCGTCTTCATCGGCACAGTGGTGGCCAACGTGGTCTACCGCACCTTCATCGGCCAGGACGCCTCCATCGAAATGCCCAGCTACAGCCCGCCTGAGCTCGACAGCCTGGCCCTCTACCTGCTGCTGGGCGGCCTCTTCGGCGCCTTCGGCATCCTCTTCAACAAAGCGATCCTCAAGACCCAGGACTGGTACGCCAACTACCACCAGGGGCGCCTTGACCGGCGCCTGGTGATCGGAGGCATTTTGGGGGCGGCGCTGGGGCTGATGACCGTCTACGGGCCCGATCTCACCGGTGGCGGCATCGAGCTGATCCCGGCCGTCACCGTCGGCAGCTATACCGTCGGCGCCCTGCTGCTCTTGTTCGTGGGCCGGGTGCTCACCACATTGCTGTGCTTCGGCTCAGGCGCGCCTGGGGGGATCTTCGCGCCCATGCTGGCCCTCGGTACCCTCTTCGGCATGGGCTTTGGCGTGCTCTGCCAGGCATTGTTGCCGGGCATGGCCATCCAGCCCGGCACCTTCGCCATCGCCGGCATGGGGGCCCTCTTTGCCGCCACTGTGCGGGCGCCGCTGACCGGCATCATCCTGGTCATAGAGATGACCAACAACTACCTGCTGATCCTGCCGCTGCTGATCACCTGTCTGGGCGCCACCATGGTGGCCCAGGCCCTGGGGGGCCAACCGCTCTACGGCCAATTGCTGGGCCGCACCCTGGCGGCGGACGCCCAGGCCAAGCGCGAGGCCGACGCCAAACGCGAGGCAGAGGCCCAGTGTGAAACGGCATGA